In Anaerolineae bacterium, the genomic stretch AAATGCGTCCTGTCTCAACTATTTGGTCACGCTCCGACAGTCTGTTCTCATCTCTTGATAACATTTCGGACCAGACACCCCGGGCCTGTTCCAAAGGAATTAACTCCACCCCTTTACGGCTTTCCATCAAAGAAATCAGGCTCTGCGTTAAAATATCCTCTGCATCATCAATCACCTCTCCGGTCATAAAAACATTGCCGCACAAAGGGCACCTGGCACTAATGTTTTCCCCATATATCCCGGATATGTTTTTAAAAGGTAAAATTAGAAGTTTTTCCCTGGTCAAAGGAGCAGACGCTGGTTCCAGAGCGGTTACATGTGACCTGCAGGCAGGCAATAAAAATATAAAGGAAATAAACAAAAGCTTAAGCAACGCGGCATTAAAGAATTTGAGACCCTTGAAAAATGCTAAATTTTGTTTAATTGTATGCATATATAGGAGCCTCTCTTATAAGCTGCCTTTAGTGGAACAAACGCTTGATATACGCTCATCAAAAGAGGTCGCCTGATCAAGAGCTTTGCCGGCTGCCTTAAAAATAGATTCAATAACGTGATGTTCATTCTCACCGTACAATACATTAATATGAAGATTCATTCCGCTCCTGGTCGCAAATGCTCTGAAAAATTCCTTGGCAATATGAATGTCAAAAGAACCTCCACTTGAGCATGTAATACCAGAAACATTGTAAATAAGAAAAGGACGGTTTGACAGATCAACGGTAACCGAGGTTAAGGCATCATCCATCGGCACAACAGCATGACCATATCGTTTTATACCTTTTCTATCTCCAAGAGCCTTATGAAAAGCATCCCCT encodes the following:
- the hisB gene encoding imidazoleglycerol-phosphate dehydratase HisB translates to MERMAEVKRKTKETEINIKMNISGTGNHEISSGIPFFDHMLSLFAVHGFFDVSIFAEGDIEVDFHHTVEDVGLVLGDAFHKALGDRKGIKRYGHAVVPMDDALTSVTVDLSNRPFLIYNVSGITCSSGGSFDIHIAKEFFRAFATRSGMNLHINVLYGENEHHVIESIFKAAGKALDQATSFDERISSVCSTKGSL